The Chryseobacterium nakagawai genome has a segment encoding these proteins:
- a CDS encoding DUF6909 family protein, with protein sequence MTNSRARETTEAIERLYISMRHLFYRGFFKPAGVSGESIRSLLKTINPEIYGTMSVPSKLELDGLMYVLDRLPEGIEECAFIHLTSDEGFDKGSFEPIVPKKRRRNCYRIDEHQMNIEVLLGRSEIYDILTHLTFLFIEADKIRNLAFIQDENWKPTRAFKIIEEVVKGEKKFSRKEKEVALIHLSSLIGRSFDETLRAYNTFGDDNNPDRLFKIIYNLAKVSLEDAKGTTEREIHFSAILKERVGHHYFGEKWANKVKEVLFENNLHNRPLHIISANMHSVKNMLYANDALKKKHNNEVDYKLYEEISNKKELRDKVLKFAMDEGMIHIADKSGSNIDVQIIDLSKMNLKNTPFADTKFSGDDVVMVFDYAFGEQAFEVMDELLKPYEHKGEVYMMHVKSVSIMGKAGILTGEKGDIMIPTSHIFEGTADNYPFENALKLDDFKDDELKAFEGPMITVLGTSLQNKDILSYFMNTSWRAIGLEMEGAHYQKAIQVASKIRHHISPDLFVCYAYYASDNPLETGSTLSSGGLGLTGVKPTYLITLRILEKILRSGKKEVSAKK encoded by the coding sequence ATGACAAATTCTAGAGCAAGAGAAACAACAGAGGCTATTGAAAGATTATACATCTCTATGAGACATTTATTTTATAGAGGATTTTTCAAGCCAGCAGGGGTTTCAGGAGAAAGTATCAGAAGCTTGTTGAAAACTATTAATCCGGAAATTTATGGAACTATGAGTGTTCCAAGTAAATTGGAACTTGATGGTTTAATGTATGTACTGGACAGGCTTCCGGAGGGAATTGAAGAATGTGCTTTTATTCATCTTACATCTGATGAAGGGTTTGATAAAGGAAGTTTCGAACCAATTGTTCCAAAGAAAAGAAGAAGAAACTGTTATAGAATAGACGAACACCAGATGAATATTGAAGTTCTTTTGGGCCGTTCCGAAATTTATGACATTCTTACCCACCTTACATTCCTATTTATAGAAGCTGATAAAATCCGTAACCTGGCATTCATTCAGGATGAAAACTGGAAACCTACACGCGCATTCAAAATTATTGAAGAAGTAGTGAAAGGTGAAAAGAAATTCAGCAGAAAAGAGAAAGAAGTGGCACTAATTCACCTTTCCTCTTTAATAGGAAGATCTTTTGATGAAACATTAAGAGCTTACAATACTTTTGGTGATGATAATAATCCGGACCGTTTATTTAAAATCATCTATAACTTAGCGAAAGTAAGTCTTGAAGATGCAAAAGGAACTACAGAAAGAGAAATTCATTTCAGTGCAATATTAAAAGAAAGAGTAGGACACCATTACTTTGGTGAGAAATGGGCGAATAAAGTGAAGGAGGTTTTATTTGAAAATAATCTTCATAACCGTCCATTGCATATTATTTCGGCGAACATGCACTCTGTGAAAAATATGCTGTATGCAAATGATGCGCTTAAAAAGAAGCATAACAATGAGGTAGATTATAAGTTGTACGAAGAGATTTCTAACAAAAAAGAACTTCGTGACAAGGTCTTAAAATTTGCCATGGATGAAGGGATGATCCATATTGCTGATAAAAGTGGAAGCAATATTGATGTACAGATCATTGACCTTAGCAAAATGAACCTGAAAAATACTCCATTTGCTGATACTAAGTTCTCAGGAGATGATGTAGTAATGGTCTTTGACTATGCTTTCGGTGAACAGGCTTTTGAAGTAATGGATGAATTGCTGAAACCTTATGAACATAAGGGAGAAGTATACATGATGCATGTAAAATCAGTATCCATTATGGGTAAAGCTGGTATTCTTACCGGAGAAAAAGGTGATATTATGATCCCAACTTCTCACATTTTTGAAGGTACCGCAGATAACTATCCTTTTGAAAATGCATTGAAGCTTGATGATTTTAAAGATGATGAACTGAAAGCTTTTGAAGGTCCTATGATCACAGTTTTAGGAACATCGCTTCAGAACAAGGATATCTTGTCCTACTTTATGAATACTTCGTGGAGAGCGATTGGTCTTGAAATGGAAGGTGCTCACTATCAGAAAGCGATTCAGGTTGCTTCTAAAATCAGACATCATATTTCACCGGATCTGTTCGTTTGCTATGCTTATTATGCTTCGGATAATCCTTTAGAGACTGGAAGTACTTTATCTTCAGGAGGTTTAGGTCTTACAGGAGTAAAACCAACGTATCTGATTACTTTAAGAATCCTTGAAAAGATCCTAAGAAGCGGAAAGAAAGAAGTTTCTGCTAAGAAATAA
- a CDS encoding type III pantothenate kinase has translation MNSIVINVGNSNIRFGLFNGDNCDISWVINTKPYRTADELYVQMLMLYQTYKVDPKEIEKVIIGSVVPQLTKVMSSGIKKIHGVNPVIVDRTTPSGVQAKSKQMGTDIYANLVAAHNLYPNRKKIVIDFGTALTASCVAETGETLGVIIAPGIVTSLNSLINQTAQLPDIELKRPKSVLGLDTVTCMQSGMVYGFLGMVEGFINRINDEVNDDCFVVATGGVSHVYKPLTDKIHVMDRLHTLKGLYFLGKDL, from the coding sequence ATGAATTCAATTGTAATCAACGTAGGGAACAGCAATATCAGATTTGGCCTTTTTAATGGTGATAATTGTGATATTTCATGGGTAATCAATACAAAACCTTATAGAACAGCAGACGAGCTTTATGTGCAAATGCTGATGCTTTATCAGACGTATAAAGTTGACCCAAAAGAAATAGAGAAAGTAATTATAGGATCAGTAGTCCCTCAGCTCACCAAAGTGATGAGTTCAGGAATTAAGAAAATCCACGGAGTTAATCCGGTAATTGTTGATCGTACAACGCCATCAGGAGTACAGGCGAAGTCTAAGCAGATGGGAACGGATATTTATGCCAATCTTGTGGCAGCTCATAACCTTTACCCAAACAGGAAAAAGATTGTAATTGATTTCGGAACGGCTCTTACGGCAAGCTGTGTGGCTGAAACAGGTGAAACATTGGGAGTAATTATTGCTCCGGGGATTGTAACCTCTTTAAACTCCCTGATCAATCAGACTGCTCAGCTTCCAGATATTGAACTTAAGAGACCTAAATCTGTGTTAGGATTAGATACGGTAACCTGTATGCAAAGCGGAATGGTATATGGTTTCCTTGGGATGGTAGAAGGTTTTATTAATCGTATTAATGATGAGGTGAATGATGATTGCTTTGTGGTAGCTACAGGAGGGGTTTCTCATGTGTATAAACCTTTAACAGATAAGATTCATGTAATGGATAGACTGCATACCTTGAAAGGGCTTTATTTCCTTGGAAAAGATCTGTAG
- a CDS encoding DUF2589 domain-containing protein, with protein sequence MANLVQELNSLDFSVYIGGPMQAAIKAQHDASMSQVNFIKEVGFEEGAKKLKYVDFIYKKSVPSTAENNESVTTSEVKLSVPLLCMLTIPALRIDEMTIDFNAKLNSVETQSIASEFQGSASISAKFWKVKFNASASYKKTNSSTSTTEKTYTLGVHVKAVNDELPAGLSKIMDMLEDAIVASAAPVTTT encoded by the coding sequence ATGGCAAATTTAGTACAAGAATTAAACAGTTTAGATTTCAGTGTTTACATCGGAGGACCTATGCAGGCAGCGATCAAGGCTCAGCATGACGCATCCATGTCGCAAGTAAATTTCATTAAAGAAGTTGGCTTTGAAGAAGGAGCTAAAAAGCTTAAATATGTAGATTTTATCTATAAAAAGTCAGTTCCCAGCACCGCTGAAAACAACGAAAGTGTGACAACATCAGAAGTAAAATTAAGTGTCCCATTACTTTGTATGCTGACCATTCCGGCTTTAAGAATTGACGAAATGACTATTGATTTTAACGCCAAGCTTAATTCTGTAGAAACTCAGAGTATTGCTAGTGAATTCCAGGGAAGTGCTTCTATCAGCGCTAAATTCTGGAAAGTTAAATTCAATGCTTCAGCTTCTTATAAGAAAACCAACTCAAGTACTTCAACTACGGAAAAAACGTATACGTTGGGCGTACATGTAAAAGCTGTAAATGACGAATTACCTGCAGGGCTTTCAAAAATTATGGATATGTTAGAAGATGCTATTGTTGCTTCCGCAGCACCGGTAACTACTACTTAA
- a CDS encoding nucleoside deaminase, translating into MFTDEYYMKMALQEAAAALEQDEVPIGCVVVSNNRVIAKAHNLTETLNDVTAHAEMQAITSAANFLGGKYLKDCTLYVTMEPCVMCSGALSWSQISKVVIGARDEQRGFINKHLSLHPKTEVITGIMENECSTIVKDFFKSKR; encoded by the coding sequence ATGTTTACAGACGAATATTATATGAAAATGGCCCTACAGGAAGCAGCGGCTGCTTTGGAACAGGATGAAGTTCCTATCGGATGTGTGGTTGTTTCCAACAACCGTGTTATTGCAAAAGCACACAACCTCACTGAAACATTAAACGACGTTACTGCCCATGCAGAAATGCAGGCTATCACCTCAGCCGCTAATTTCTTAGGAGGTAAATATCTAAAGGATTGTACTCTTTATGTTACCATGGAGCCATGTGTCATGTGCTCAGGAGCTTTATCATGGTCACAGATTTCCAAAGTAGTTATTGGTGCCAGAGATGAACAGAGGGGTTTTATCAATAAACACCTTTCTCTACATCCAAAAACAGAAGTCATTACAGGGATTATGGAAAATGAGTGCTCTACCATTGTTAAAGATTTTTTTAAAAGCAAAAGATAA
- a CDS encoding M1 family metallopeptidase: MRKSAAIIFAFIISQFHAQQGAYYQQAAKYKMDIDVNAEKFTYQGKQTLEYTNNSPDELNVVYFHLYWNAFKPNSMMDQRVSSQGKNGDGRLQKNGISTLSSIPKDQEGAQNIHWIKQNGKDLKFEVQETIMKVYLAEPIQPNSTTTFTMDWDAVIPQQIRRSGRNNREGVDMTMTQWYPKIAEYDYDGWATFDYLGREFHAPFSDFDVTIKINKDYVVGAGGILENPTEVKGYDAAAKIKTEKDKKATWKWTAKNILDFAWSADRDYSVESFNVPEGPKVYLVYLKNDKTKVWGEAQPYITKYFQIMNSHFGKYVYPTYAFIQGGDGGMEYGMCTMILGEAKDIKGLMGLMAHEGSHSWYQQMLATNESVRPWMDEGFTSYAEGYTMYQLFPEELPNPFANTLNAYRNFVKKGIEEPAVWLGDHHDNGTSYTYASYVKGELYLVQLGYIMGEQKLAETLKQYYDQWSMKHPSDRDFLHIAQKVSGMDLKWFHNYWINTTKTIDYGIKEVKYDAKSTTVTLINNGQVPMPIDFSVMTTDKKIVTYQIPLNMTHTWKEKDAYGEFKTMPYWPWTQKEYTITIPYTKSQLSVLGIDFSQRIADVNMADNFVEVK, from the coding sequence ATGAGAAAATCGGCTGCAATCATTTTTGCGTTTATCATTTCACAATTTCATGCTCAGCAAGGAGCTTATTATCAGCAGGCTGCGAAGTACAAGATGGATATTGATGTCAATGCTGAAAAATTTACCTATCAGGGAAAACAAACCTTAGAATACACCAATAACTCACCGGATGAGCTGAATGTGGTGTATTTTCACCTGTACTGGAATGCTTTCAAGCCTAATTCCATGATGGATCAGAGAGTGTCTTCCCAAGGGAAAAATGGTGACGGAAGGTTGCAGAAAAATGGAATCTCAACACTGTCTTCCATTCCAAAAGATCAGGAAGGAGCTCAAAATATTCACTGGATCAAACAAAATGGTAAGGATCTGAAATTTGAAGTTCAGGAAACCATTATGAAAGTATATCTGGCGGAGCCTATTCAACCAAACTCTACAACAACTTTTACCATGGATTGGGATGCTGTAATTCCTCAGCAGATCAGAAGAAGTGGAAGAAACAATAGAGAGGGGGTGGATATGACTATGACACAATGGTATCCGAAGATTGCTGAATACGATTATGATGGCTGGGCAACTTTTGATTATCTGGGAAGAGAATTCCATGCACCGTTTTCAGATTTTGATGTTACGATTAAAATTAATAAAGACTATGTAGTAGGAGCTGGAGGAATTCTTGAAAACCCAACAGAAGTAAAAGGATACGATGCTGCTGCAAAGATCAAAACAGAAAAAGATAAAAAAGCAACCTGGAAATGGACTGCGAAAAACATCCTTGATTTTGCATGGAGTGCAGACAGAGATTATTCTGTGGAAAGCTTTAATGTTCCGGAAGGTCCAAAAGTATATTTAGTCTATCTGAAGAATGATAAAACTAAGGTTTGGGGAGAAGCACAACCCTACATTACCAAGTATTTCCAGATCATGAATTCTCATTTCGGGAAATATGTGTATCCAACTTATGCCTTTATTCAAGGAGGTGACGGTGGAATGGAGTACGGAATGTGTACCATGATTCTTGGTGAGGCTAAAGATATCAAAGGACTGATGGGACTAATGGCTCACGAAGGTTCTCACTCTTGGTACCAGCAAATGCTTGCGACTAACGAATCTGTACGTCCTTGGATGGATGAAGGTTTTACCAGTTATGCAGAAGGATATACTATGTATCAGTTATTTCCGGAAGAGCTTCCGAATCCGTTTGCCAACACTTTGAACGCGTACAGAAACTTTGTTAAAAAAGGAATTGAAGAACCTGCGGTTTGGTTAGGAGATCACCATGATAATGGAACTTCTTACACGTATGCTTCTTACGTAAAAGGAGAGTTGTATCTGGTACAGTTAGGATATATTATGGGCGAACAGAAGCTCGCAGAAACGTTGAAGCAATATTATGACCAATGGAGTATGAAACACCCGTCAGACAGAGATTTCCTTCATATTGCTCAAAAGGTTTCAGGAATGGATTTAAAATGGTTCCACAATTATTGGATCAATACTACCAAAACGATCGATTACGGAATTAAGGAGGTAAAGTATGATGCAAAATCTACTACAGTTACCCTTATCAATAACGGTCAGGTTCCGATGCCAATTGATTTCAGTGTAATGACTACGGATAAGAAAATTGTAACTTATCAGATTCCATTGAATATGACTCATACGTGGAAAGAAAAAGATGCTTATGGTGAATTCAAGACGATGCCTTACTGGCCTTGGACTCAAAAAGAATATACGATTACCATTCCTTATACAAAATCTCAATTGTCAGTATTGGGAATTGATTTCAGCCAGAGAATCGCAGATGTGAATATGGCGGATAACTTTGTAGAAGTAAAATAA
- a CDS encoding GNAT family N-acetyltransferase, whose product MKELKEFPKIETERLILSQLEEKDIPFIVEFLKHRIYSDLTSNIPYPYTENDAQLWIKMSQEAFDDNTGFTFGIRNKKEELIGAIGLHDRDDDKAELGYWVGIPYWNKGYVTEAAKAIVDFGFNDLGFNKIYATHFLHNPASGKIMEKIGMEREALLKQHAKKDDEYFDLAMYSIFKD is encoded by the coding sequence ATGAAAGAATTAAAAGAATTTCCAAAAATAGAAACTGAAAGACTGATTCTCTCTCAGTTGGAAGAGAAGGATATCCCTTTTATTGTTGAGTTTCTTAAGCATAGAATTTATTCAGATCTTACCTCTAATATTCCTTATCCTTATACGGAAAATGATGCTCAGCTTTGGATAAAAATGTCCCAAGAGGCTTTTGATGATAATACTGGCTTTACCTTTGGAATTAGAAATAAAAAAGAGGAACTTATAGGTGCTATCGGGCTTCATGACAGAGATGATGATAAGGCGGAGCTTGGATATTGGGTAGGAATTCCCTACTGGAATAAAGGATATGTTACAGAAGCAGCGAAGGCTATAGTAGATTTCGGCTTTAATGACTTAGGTTTTAATAAGATTTATGCTACTCATTTCCTTCACAATCCTGCTTCCGGAAAAATCATGGAAAAAATAGGAATGGAGCGGGAGGCTCTTTTAAAACAACATGCCAAAAAAGACGACGAATATTTTGACCTTGCTATGTATTCTATCTTCAAAGATTAA
- a CDS encoding helix-turn-helix transcriptional regulator — translation MKKDFYLTRYALIIKRLESSPATYSQLEDYLLNSFEFQDAGIKSYSIRTLQRDIREISDLFNLSIHNKKKGDNRYYIESRPIMEVDEYNQKLLESFQVSNALNLHPDFSNFIFFESRKPTGIEHFYDLFFAIRNKRVVTFEHYNYKNKLMTSRKVHPLALKESKDRWYLIAIDTKDKILKSFGLDRINYLDVAKNQFREKYKYNFREHFKNAFGVMNLAEQKPQNIVLKCSRHQGEYIRSFPLHQSQKETKETPEEIYFEFFLHPTYDFMQELLSYGKEVTVLEPKGLVDDIRNHLQESLNRYLES, via the coding sequence ATGAAGAAAGATTTTTATCTGACAAGATATGCCTTAATTATTAAAAGATTAGAAAGTTCTCCGGCTACCTATTCCCAGTTGGAAGACTATCTATTAAATTCTTTTGAATTCCAGGATGCCGGGATCAAAAGTTATTCTATCCGTACCTTGCAGAGAGATATTCGTGAGATTTCCGACCTTTTCAACCTTTCCATTCACAATAAGAAAAAAGGTGACAACCGGTATTATATTGAAAGCCGCCCCATCATGGAAGTGGATGAGTATAACCAAAAACTTTTGGAATCTTTCCAGGTAAGCAACGCCCTGAATCTTCACCCTGATTTTTCAAATTTCATTTTCTTTGAAAGCCGTAAACCAACTGGTATAGAGCATTTTTATGATTTGTTCTTTGCCATCCGTAACAAAAGAGTGGTTACTTTTGAACATTACAATTATAAAAATAAACTGATGACCTCCCGAAAGGTCCATCCTTTGGCTTTAAAAGAATCCAAAGACAGATGGTATCTTATTGCGATTGACACTAAGGATAAAATTTTAAAATCGTTTGGATTAGACAGAATCAATTATCTGGATGTGGCTAAAAATCAGTTCAGAGAAAAGTATAAATATAACTTCAGAGAGCATTTTAAAAATGCTTTTGGAGTGATGAACCTGGCAGAACAGAAGCCGCAGAACATTGTATTAAAATGCAGCCGCCATCAGGGAGAATACATTAGAAGCTTCCCGCTTCATCAGTCACAAAAAGAGACTAAAGAAACTCCGGAAGAGATCTATTTTGAGTTTTTCCTTCATCCTACTTATGATTTTATGCAGGAACTTTTATCCTATGGAAAAGAAGTCACCGTGCTAGAACCGAAAGGTTTAGTTGACGACATCCGCAATCATCTTCAGGAATCTTTAAATCGCTATCTTGAAAGTTAA
- a CDS encoding DinB family protein produces MSSVSQLAERFREVLLDGLWIANTNFRDQLSDINWEQATTKVGSLNTIAMLTFHIDYYIAGLVHVFEGGDLEIKDKYSFDLPPIESQEQWGSLLNKLWEDSEKFIALLEKMPDSKLNEKFVDEKYGTYQRNIDGMIEHAYYHLGQITLIKKLLKEQYIE; encoded by the coding sequence ATGAGTTCAGTATCACAATTAGCCGAAAGATTCAGAGAAGTTTTGCTTGATGGTCTCTGGATTGCCAATACCAATTTTAGAGATCAGCTTTCTGATATAAACTGGGAACAAGCGACAACCAAAGTAGGTTCTTTAAATACCATTGCCATGCTTACTTTTCATATTGATTATTATATAGCTGGGCTTGTACATGTTTTTGAAGGAGGAGATCTGGAAATAAAGGATAAATACAGCTTTGATCTTCCCCCTATTGAATCTCAAGAACAATGGGGAAGCTTGTTAAATAAACTATGGGAGGATTCTGAAAAGTTTATAGCATTATTAGAAAAAATGCCGGATTCAAAGCTTAATGAAAAGTTTGTAGATGAAAAATATGGAACGTATCAGAGAAATATAGACGGGATGATTGAACATGCTTATTATCATTTAGGGCAGATTACTCTCATAAAAAAACTGTTGAAAGAACAATACATAGAGTAA